In the Sarcophilus harrisii chromosome 1, mSarHar1.11, whole genome shotgun sequence genome, one interval contains:
- the CIDEA gene encoding cell death activator CIDE-A — MDTARDYAGTLIRPLTFMGSQTKRVLLTPLMYSSRPFRVSNHDRSSRRGVTANTLKELISKTLEALAITPGLVTLVLEEDGTVVDTEEFFQTLGDNTHFMILEKGQKWTLGPKYVTQKQKRSGIARVTFDLYKMNPKDFLGCLNVKATMYEMYSVTYDIKCTSAKAVLRHFLRFMSYAAQVTGQFLIYTGNYMLRVLDNPDDSTPPLKPRTKGWLQ; from the exons GCCTTTGACTTTCATGGGATCACAAACCAAACGAGTTTTGTTAACTCCCCTCATGTATTCATCTCGGCCTTTCCGGGTCTCAAATCATGACCGAAGCAGCCGGCGTGGTGTGACAGCCAACACACTGAAGGAACTCATTAGCAAG ACCCTGGAAGCTTTAGCAATTACTCCTGGGCTGGTTACTTTGGTGTTGGAAGAAGATGGCACAGTTGTGGATACTGAAGAATTCTTTCAGACCCTAGGAGATAATACACATTTCATGATCTTGGAAAAAGGACAGAAGTGGACACTG GGTCCTAAATATGTTACTCAGAAGCAAAAAAGGTCTGGAATTGCAAGAGTCACTTTTGATTTATATAAGATGAATCCCAAAGACTTTCTTGGATGCTTAAACGTGAAAGCCACCATGTATGAGATGTACTCTGTCACTTATGACATCAAATGTACATCTGCCAAAGCTGTGCTGAG GCACTTCTTGAGGTTTATGTCCTATGCTGCCCAAGTCACTGGACAATTTCTCATCTACACTGGAAATTACATGTTACGTGTGCTTGACAATCCTGATGATTCTACCCCTCCTCTGAAACCAAGAACCAAGGGGTGGCTCCAGTAG